The bacterium region GTGGTGCTGGACTGGTCGACTGTGTGGCTGAGCTTTTGAAAAGTGGCAGGCTCAATAGGGCAGGGAAGCTGATTCCCGAATCGTCGAAGCGAATAAGGAAAGGAGAAGATGGTTGGGAATTTATTCTGGCAGAGTCGAGAAAGTCTGCTGTAGACCAGGACATTGTTATAACCGAGACTGATATAAAGAACCTGATACATTCAAAAGGAGCAATCTATTCCGGAGCTGAAGTTCTATTGAAACGGGTGGGCTTGAGTTTTCAGAATTTAGAACAAGTGTTCATTGCCGGCGGATTGGGAACAGCTTTAGATGTGGAGAAAGCAATTATGATTGGGCTTCTGCCCGACCTTCCTCCGAAAAAATTCACCTTCATTGGCAATAGCGCCATTGCTGGAACCAGGATATGTCTTCTCTCTCAGGAGGCAATGAGAAAAGCAGAAAAGATTGCGGGGAAGATGACCTATGTCGATTTGAGTACAGAGCCAGAATTTATGAATAATTATACTGCTTCACTTTTTTTGCCGCATACAGATATAAGCCTCTTCCCCAGCGTGAAGAAATTGATAGGTTGATTTAGGTGGCTAGTGATGGCTTTTACTATTGCAGTGGCAGGTAAGGGCGGAAGTGGCAAGACGACTTTAGCCACTCTGACTATTCTCCAGCTCATCAGACAGAATAAGGGACCTATTCTGGCAGTTGATGCTGACCCCAATTCCAATCTGAACGTAGGTCTGGGTATGAAATTTGAAGAGACCATAGCTGACCTACGAGAAGAGGTTCTGACTAAAGAAATTCCTTCAGGGATGTCCAAAACCGAATTTTTCGATTATCGCCTACACGAATGTCTGGTGGAAGGTGATAAGGTTGACCTCTTGGTGATGGGTCGGCCGGAAGGTCCTGGCTGTTACTGTGCAGTGAATAATCTTCTCAGGCAATATCTCTCCAGAATTTCTAAGCAGTACAAATATGTAGTTATGGATAACGAGGCGGGAATGGAACATTTGAGCAGGAGAACGACCGATGGTGTGGATGTACTACTTGTCACTAGCGATCCCACTTTGGTAAGTATCAGGTCTGCAGCGAGAATTCAGGAAATCGCTCTGCAGATAAAGCTAAAAATAAAAGATATATATTTAATTATTAATCGAGTAGCGAAAGCTAAAGATATTTCCTCTCTCATTTCAGGAGGCATCCCCGATAGGTTGTCGCTTTTGGAAAATATACCCGAGGACCCTTTGATCCTTGAGGCCTCTAAAAAAGAGGAAGACCTTCTCTCTATTCCAGCGGAATCTCCTTCTTTCCAAGCAGTTGGTAGATTAATGAAAAAACTGAAGTTATAGGAATAATATCCCTCTCTCCAGTAAAGAATGGAAGACATATTAAATAAAATCCAGGAGCATAAAATTGGAAAAAGCTACTGAAAAGTGGGCAAGTAAAGTTAACCAGCTAATTATTGGAGCGACGCAGAAAGAAGGTGGAACGAGGAGTTCTGTTATTAAGGTTGGAGGAGCTACTACTCTACCATTCCTCCACTTTGAAGGAGTTATCCCCAATCCCCCGGCAATTGCTATGGAAGTCTGGGATATGGAGCCTCCTGATTGGCCGGCTGTACTAAAGGAGCCATTTGGAGACGTGCTTGGTGATCCAGTGGAATGGGCTAAGAAATGCGTAAACGAGTATGGCGCCGATTTTCTATGCCTGCGTCTCGCTTCCACAAACCCGGATATCAAAAATAGCTCTCCGGAAGATGCTTCGGCCACGGTCAAGAAAATTCTGGAAGCGGTGTCCGTGCCTTTAATGATTATAGGATGTAACCAGGCAGAAAAGGACACTGAAGTTATTCCTGCAGTCAGTGAAGCTGCCCGGGGGGAGAACTGCCTGGTAGGCATAGCAGTGGAAGCAAACTACAAGACAATAACTGCAGCCTGTCAAAGTGATGGACATTCGATAATTGCCGAATCTCCCATCGATATCAATTTAGCCAAGCAATTGAATATTCTTATATCAGATATGGGTTTTTCTCCGGAGAAGATAATTATGCACCCTGCCACAGGAGCTCTGGGCTATGGTCTGGAATATACTTATTCCATAATGGAGCGCAGTCGCCTGGCAGCTCTGCAAGGAGATAAGATGATGTCCATGCCCATGGTAAATTTCGTGGGACAGGAAGTGTGGAGAGCCAAAGAAGCTAAAGCCTCTGAAGAAGAAGTTCCCGAGTGGGGACCAATAGCTTCCAGAGGGCCACTGTGGGAAGTTACTACTGCTGTTAGTTATCTTCAGGCAGGAGCAGATATCCTGGTAATGTGCCACCCCAAAGCAATAGATAGCGTCAAGAAGGTTATCGAAGAATTAATGAAAAAGGAATAATGAATTCATAGGGTTAACACTGGAGTTCTCCCGAAAGGGAGGAGACCTTGCTTTCGCAAGGAGTCCAGAATTTTTGGAGTAGCGAAACTTGTTTCGCGTTAATAACGCAGAGCAAGCTCTGCTACTCCACGCAGACTGAAGTCTGCTACTCCTTCAGGGAGGGAAGAATATGTTCATTATTGGAGAGAGAATTAATGGTATGTTTAATGATGTAGCCAAGGCAATTAAAGAAGGAGACAAAACTATTATACAGGATCTGGCTCGCAAACAGATGGAGTCAGGAGCAGACGCGCTGGATGTCAATGTTGGTCCAGCTGCCGAAGAGCCTCTACGAGCTATGGAGTGGCTGGTTACGACTATTGGCGAAGTTACTGACGCTCCTCTGGCAATTGATACTACGAAATTCGAGGTAATGGAAACTGGACTCAAATTATGTAAAGGTAAAGCGATAATAAATTCTACCTCGGGGGATAAAGAAAAACTGGACAGACTTCTTCCTTTAGCCAAGAAATACAATGCTTCTATAATCGGCTTGACCATGAATAAGAATGGAATTCCCCAAGATGCACAGAGCAGAGCAGAAATCGCTGCCCAGATTGTAACCTCTGCTCAGGAACAGGGGATAGAGATGAGCGACCTTTATATTGATGGAGTAATTCTTCCGGTCAATGTGGCACAGGACCATTCCCGGGAAGTTTTAGAGACAATAAAGCAGTGTAAACTCCTCTGTGACCCTCCTCCTAAGACGATTTTAGGACTGAGTAATGTTTCTCAGAAGGCACTTGATCGTCCCTTAGTCAACCGAACCTACCTGGCAATGGCTATTGCCTGTGGCCTGGATGCGGCCATTCTCGACCCCTTGGATAACGATTTAATGAACAGTATGATTACTGCTGAACTGTTAATGGGGAAACAGATATATTGCGGTAACTATCTTGAAGCCTACAGAAAAAAATAAGAATAAAAAATGAATACTATACTTACTATCTGTCCCTGGTGTGGATGTGGATGTTCTCTCCTTCTACGAGAAAGAGAGGGGAAAATTGTGGGGGTTTTACCTTCCTCTGATAGTCCTGTCAACCAGGGGAGACTCTGTGTTAAGGGATGGAACTGTTATGAATACGTTAGTAGTCCTCTCCGTCTGGTAAGACCTCTAATGAGAGAGAAGAACAGGGGATATAGAAAGAGGGCCGACTCTTTAGACGATTTCCGGGAAGTCTCCTGGAGAAAGGCTCTCAAATTTATTGCATCGAAGTTTAAAGATATTCGAGAGAAAAAGGGAAGTATTGCTTTGGGTCTTCTCAGTTCAGCCAAGTGCACCAATGAAGAGAACTATCTTATGATGAAATTGGCTCGAGCTGTTCTTCAAACCAACAATATCGACCACTGTGCTCGTCTTTGCCATTCTTCCACAGTGGTTGGACTGACGAGAGCTTTTGGAAGTGGGGCAATGACTAATTCCATTGAAGAGATAGAAAAAGCTGAAGTTATTCTGGTTACTGGTTCCAACACAACTGAGCAACATCCAGAAATAGGAAGCAGGATAATAAGGCGAGTCCTGAAAGGAGCAAAACTTATCCTTGTAGATCCCCGCAAGATTCATCTTGCCAAATTTGCTACTCTCCATTTGCGACCTCGACCAGGGACTGATGTTGCCTGGATAAACGGACTTATCCATGTAATTTTAGAAGAAGGTCTTACGGATTTGGATTTCATCGATAAGTACACAGAAAATTTCTCGTCAATGAGGGAAATAGTAAAAAAATATACACCCAAATTTGTGGAGGAAATCACTGGAATCCCGGCTAAGAAACTAATAGAGGCAGCCCGAATTTATGGTAGCTCACGGCAAGCAATGTTATTCTACGCGATGGGGATTACCCAGCATGTCACGGGCACTGACAATGTTCTTTCCCTGGCCAATCTTTCTATGGTCACAGGTAATGTTGGCAGACCTTCCACTGGAGTAAATCCTTTGAGGGGCCAGAATAACGTTCAGGGAGCTTGCGATATGGGTGCATTGCCAGATTTTTTAACTGGCTACCGAAAAGTTGAAGATGGAGATAGTAGAAAAAAATTTGAACAGCGCTGGGATGTGAAACTTCCCACTGATGTTGGGCTTACAGAGACAGAAATGTTTATGGAAGGGAATCCCATTCAAGCTCTGTATATAATGGGAGAGAATCCATTGCTCAGTGAGCCGAATATTGGACGGGTGGAAAAGTTTATGGAGTCTTTGGAGTTCTTAGTGGTGCAGGACATCTTCTTTACCGAGACTGCCAGGTGGGCCGATGTAATCCTTCCGGGGAGCTCTTTTGCCGAAAAAGATGGTACTTTTACGAGTACAGAAAGAAGAATCCAGAGAGTAAGAAAGGTTGTAGAACCTGTAGAAGAGAGTCAAGCTGATTGGAAAATAATCTGCCAGCTGGCTAAAGAGTTGGGATATCCTATGGAGTATTCCCACCCTGCTCAAATTATGGAGGAGATAGCTTCCCTTACACCCATATATGGCGGTGTAAGCTATTCTAGACTGGATAAGATTGAAGGGTTGCAGTGGCCCTGTGCGGAAGAGAGCCATCCCGGAACGCCTTATTTGCACAAAGGAGGACTTAAAAGAGGCAAGGGACTTTTTGCTCCAGTGGAATATAAGCCTGCTCAGGAGA contains the following coding sequences:
- a CDS encoding dihydropteroate synthase, which encodes MFIIGERINGMFNDVAKAIKEGDKTIIQDLARKQMESGADALDVNVGPAAEEPLRAMEWLVTTIGEVTDAPLAIDTTKFEVMETGLKLCKGKAIINSTSGDKEKLDRLLPLAKKYNASIIGLTMNKNGIPQDAQSRAEIAAQIVTSAQEQGIEMSDLYIDGVILPVNVAQDHSREVLETIKQCKLLCDPPPKTILGLSNVSQKALDRPLVNRTYLAMAIACGLDAAILDPLDNDLMNSMITAELLMGKQIYCGNYLEAYRKK
- a CDS encoding AAA family ATPase, with amino-acid sequence MAFTIAVAGKGGSGKTTLATLTILQLIRQNKGPILAVDADPNSNLNVGLGMKFEETIADLREEVLTKEIPSGMSKTEFFDYRLHECLVEGDKVDLLVMGRPEGPGCYCAVNNLLRQYLSRISKQYKYVVMDNEAGMEHLSRRTTDGVDVLLVTSDPTLVSIRSAARIQEIALQIKLKIKDIYLIINRVAKAKDISSLISGGIPDRLSLLENIPEDPLILEASKKEEDLLSIPAESPSFQAVGRLMKKLKL
- the cdhD gene encoding CO dehydrogenase/acetyl-CoA synthase subunit delta, coding for MEKATEKWASKVNQLIIGATQKEGGTRSSVIKVGGATTLPFLHFEGVIPNPPAIAMEVWDMEPPDWPAVLKEPFGDVLGDPVEWAKKCVNEYGADFLCLRLASTNPDIKNSSPEDASATVKKILEAVSVPLMIIGCNQAEKDTEVIPAVSEAARGENCLVGIAVEANYKTITAACQSDGHSIIAESPIDINLAKQLNILISDMGFSPEKIIMHPATGALGYGLEYTYSIMERSRLAALQGDKMMSMPMVNFVGQEVWRAKEAKASEEEVPEWGPIASRGPLWEVTTAVSYLQAGADILVMCHPKAIDSVKKVIEELMKKE
- the fdhF gene encoding formate dehydrogenase subunit alpha, which translates into the protein MNTILTICPWCGCGCSLLLREREGKIVGVLPSSDSPVNQGRLCVKGWNCYEYVSSPLRLVRPLMREKNRGYRKRADSLDDFREVSWRKALKFIASKFKDIREKKGSIALGLLSSAKCTNEENYLMMKLARAVLQTNNIDHCARLCHSSTVVGLTRAFGSGAMTNSIEEIEKAEVILVTGSNTTEQHPEIGSRIIRRVLKGAKLILVDPRKIHLAKFATLHLRPRPGTDVAWINGLIHVILEEGLTDLDFIDKYTENFSSMREIVKKYTPKFVEEITGIPAKKLIEAARIYGSSRQAMLFYAMGITQHVTGTDNVLSLANLSMVTGNVGRPSTGVNPLRGQNNVQGACDMGALPDFLTGYRKVEDGDSRKKFEQRWDVKLPTDVGLTETEMFMEGNPIQALYIMGENPLLSEPNIGRVEKFMESLEFLVVQDIFFTETARWADVILPGSSFAEKDGTFTSTERRIQRVRKVVEPVEESQADWKIICQLAKELGYPMEYSHPAQIMEEIASLTPIYGGVSYSRLDKIEGLQWPCAEESHPGTPYLHKGGLKRGKGLFAPVEYKPAQEITDEEYPFLLTTGRIYQHWHTGTMSRLTFTLHREVPQAFVEMNPRDGQFLGIRNRQLIKVISRRGEIIAKAFLTEKVGEKTIFIPFHFSEAAANRLTLDRLDPQAKIPEYKVCAVKIELWGENN